A window of the Pungitius pungitius chromosome 3, fPunPun2.1, whole genome shotgun sequence genome harbors these coding sequences:
- the LOC134127000 gene encoding acyl-CoA-binding protein-like, translating to MNESFQRAVEEVKLLDQRPGYGVLADVYTLYKQATVGDVNIDRPGVFDVAGRGKWDAWNGKKGLSKEEAMVAYIKLVEELKEKYGCTKTV from the exons ATGAAT GAATCCTTTCAAAGAGCGGTAGAGGAGGTGAAGCTCCTGGACCAGAGACCCGGGTACGGAGTACTGGCAGATGTGTACACTCTGTATAAGCAGGCCACGGTGGGCGATGTTAACATAG ACCGTCCGGGGGTGTTTGACGTCGCAGGACGAGGAAAATGGGACGCGTGGAATGGAAAGAAAG GTCTGTCCAAAGAAGAAGCAATGGTCGCCTATATTAAACTGGTGGAGGAACTGAAGGAGAAATATGGATGCACCAAGACGGTGTAG
- the cfap221 gene encoding cilia- and flagella-associated protein 221 → MEVAPAASQTLWKPFRRGTSLPLGQLVEESRSRANTPNHLLETKIFSKLKSNSLIQAEPPELHFSGFELGKDYTKNLKLINISSEVMNIHIIPTQTKHFQIAYTKKYRLIPGLAYTLTVRLCPDEWRYFYDCIRVHCKGEENLLIPVHAYPVIDDLHVPAHIDLSAVPLGRSVRHTIPLRCSCPVDFEFQVYVIEPHESFSIHPLTGVIPANGEEKIVVTFTPLQYETCQVTIQLIILQFNSRPYLCTIAGSSAPHLTLSELKRKTGHGDARPVESKGPSSPSSQTPPKSKTKYRSTNAADRSKTLTDHAGVKLGPKPYVDVCTPAGVAKMLIKGIDKLSSKDLREAISCGSTDVLQNRQMKEARFMKKVQQNVKDEQTNQLRWQVHLGKDPVSELTRRQIAEEREIQLHEYMVKRGAGRHEEDFAAGKPELSSKRVLCEAGQACEGGPSFQFHSSFQWELKRRALRLFQQAARKMVIRCRMNRRLACLKKLSGSMKNLPMAKKVEDKTTCDLKISPDKVFPFAFPVFADENDPLAPSSLVPVPVEPVDVTVTTCIPFFKLQVPQHYKLMGYRPVSVWEAFNSYTPATLARPLRTGAPDELVPELVPDEVRASSSTPVDSQTLEGQPHDDDEGEVKVARLSFTAPEALLRPFPANPLRIFDPDPALQAYKPTPKYLESDPEFHLCPLPRYTIPESNMCGRGTQTPHTQKPLDHKEVIAGLMTWKNFDPPTWKFLSKRPALTSECAPLRSINYSTDTLPLTAPPTLPGLPDHLPPLVDTRSEGSGVQLTPEIIRAEFLSAEALVSNSNLTSGTTVRHQRELQLEATYISDLNQMGKRVMARLKHYGVTDTLGEDCE, encoded by the exons ATGGAGGTCGCCCCTGCTGCCTCTCAGACATTGTGGAAGCCCTTCAGGAGGGGGACCTCTTTGCCGCTGGgccagctggtggaggagagcaggagcagAGCCAACACTCCTAATCATCTGCTGGAAACAA AAATCTTTTCCAAACTAAAAAGCAACAGCCTGATTCAAGCAGAGCCACCAGAACTTCACTTCAGTGGGTTTGAGCTGGGGAAGGATTACACAAAAAACCTG AAACTAATCAACATCTCATCTGAAGTCATGAATATTCACATCATCCCCACTCAAACCAAGCATTTCCAAATAGCTTATACAAAAAAG TATCGACTCATCCCCGGGCTCGCCTACACACTGACGGTCAGGCTCTGCCCCGACGAGTGGCGTTACTTCTACGACTGCATTCGGGTTCACTGCAAG GGGGAAGAGAACCTGCTGATTCCAGTTCACGCTTACCCCGTCATCGATGACCTGCATGTCCCTGCTCATATTGACCTATCGGCCGTACCACTTGGAcgaag TGTTCGACATACCATTCCTTTGAGATGCAGCTGCCCCGTTGACTTTGAGTTCCAGGTGTACGTCATTGAGCCCCACGAGTCATTTTCCATCCATCCCCTTACTG GTGTCATACCAGCCAACGGTGAAGAGAAGATTGTGGTCACCTTCACTCCTCTCCAGTATGAGACTTGTCAGGTCACCATCCAGCTGATCATTCTACAGTTCAACTCCAGACCGTACCTCTGTACCATCGCCGGAAGCTCCGCCCCTCACCTGACCTTAAG TGAGCTGAAGAGAAAGACGGGGCATGGAGATGCAAGGCCTGTAGAATCCAAAGGACCTTCTTCACCTTCCAGCCAAACGCCCCCTAAAAGTAAAACCAAATACAGGTCGACCAATGCGGCCGACAGATCCAAG ACATTGACGGACCACGCCGGTGTTAAGCTCGGACCGAAGCCTTACGTAGATGTCTGCACTCCCGCAGGGGTGGCAAAGATGCTGATCAAAGGCATTGATAAGCTCAGCTCTAAAGACCTGAGGGAAG CCATATCCTGTGGCAGCACAGATGTTCTGCAGAACAGGCAGATGAAAGAAGCCCGCTTCATGAAAAAGGTTCAACAAAATGTGAAGGACGAGCAAACCAACCAGCTCAGATG GCAAGTCCATCTTGGTAAGGACCCCGTGTCAGAGCTCACCCGGCGGCAGatagcagaggagagagagatccaGCTGCATGAATACATG GTCAAAAGGGGAGCTGGACGGCACGAGGAAGACTTTGCTGCTGGGAAGCCTGAACTTTCCTCCAAACGAGTGTTGTGTGAAGCAGGACAG GCCTGCGAGGGAGGCCCATCCTTCCAGTTCCACTCCAGTTTTCAGTGGGAGCTGAAACGAAGAGCCCTCAGACTGTTCCAGCAGGCGGCACGTAAG ATGGTGATCCGATGTCGCATGAACCGGAGACTGGCCTGTTTGAAGAAACTGTCCGGCAGCATGAAGAACTTGCCCATGGCAAAGAAAG TTGAAGACAAGACGACTTGTGATCTGAAGATCTCGCCAGACAAAGTATTCCCTTTTGCTTTCCCCGTTTTTGCTGATGAAAATGACCCATTG GCTCCCAGTAGTTTGGTGCCGGTGCCTGTGGAGCCTGTCGATGTGACTGTGACAACATGCATTCCTTTCTTCAAGCTCCAA GTTCCCCAGCACTACAAGCTAATGGGCTACCGGCCTGTGTCAGTCTGGGAGGCTTTTAACTCTTACACGCCCGCCACTCTGGCCCGACCACTTCGCACTGGAGCTCCG GATGAGCTGGTGCCCGAGCTGGTGCCCGATGAGGTCAGAGCGAGTTCTTCCACGCCAGTGGATTCCCAAACATTGGAGGGACAGCCGCATGATGATGACGAGGGCGAAGTGAAGGTCGCACGACTCTCCTTCACTGCCCCCGAAGCCCTGCTCAGACCTTTTCCAGCAAATCCACTCCGAATCTTT GATCCAGATCCAGCCCTGCAGGCCTACAAACCAACCCCTAAATACTTGGAAAGTGACCCGGAATTCCACCTCTGTCCTCTGCCCCG GTACACAATCCCTGAGAGCAACATGTGTGGCAGAGGCACACAAACCCCACACACTCAGAAGCCGCTGGATCACAAG GAAGTGATTGCAGGGCTCATGACGTGGAAGAATTTTGATCCGCCTACCTGGAAGTTTCTGTCCAAACGACCTGCTCTCACCAGTGAGTGTGCGCCTCTCAG GTCTATCAACTACAGCACAGATACACTTCCACTCACAGCACCTCCTACTCTCCCCGGACTTCCTGACCATCTTCCGCCACTAGTGGACACACG GTCCGAAGGCTCAGGCGTGCAACTAACCCCAGAGATTATCCGAGCTGAGTTCTTGTCTGCCGAAGCTCTGGTCTCCAATAGCAACCTGACCAGCGGAACAACAGTCAG GCACCAGCGGGAGCTTCAGTTGGAGGCGACCTACATTTCTGACCTCAACCAGATGGGGAAAAGAGTGATGGCCAGGTTGAAGCACTATGGAGTCACTGACACACTGGGAGAGGACTGTGAATAG
- the steap3 gene encoding metalloreductase STEAP3, with protein sequence MMPDEMARPLIRSRGEDGGSRRPEAPTSELGAPVIGILGTGDFSRSLARRLVASGYQVVVGSRNAKFSEALFPKEAEVTSQMEATSRADVVFVAVFPEHHSTLVELRPTLAGKTLVDVSNGSKISRDTPSNAEQLAELFPESFVVKGFNTVSAWTLQMGPRDGSRQIFLCGDDSRAKSRVMQLCRRLGFVPVDLGLLASSLEIENLPLYLFPSWLIPVVCTLSLFAFFYAYNFLRDVLQPYVTAGKNVFYKMPIETVNVTLPAVALVMLSLVYVPGVCAALLQLWWGTKYNRFPGWLDRWLTSRKQMGLCSFWCAALHAVYSLCLPMRKSARFRLLIAAREVKEGAVWVEEEVWRMELYVSAGIMALALLSLLAVTSLPSVANTLNWREFTFIQSTLGYCALAMATLHTLLYGWDRAFDPAQYRFLLPPTFMLVLIVPMAVLLGRLALLVPCVARRLGMIRRGWEKSRHVRCAPQEECRRNGLEEFSNV encoded by the exons ATGATGCCCGATGAGATGGCACGGCCTTTAATCCGGAGCAGAGGTGAGGATGGCGGCTCCAGGCGTCCAGAGGCCCCTACGTCTGAACTTGGCGCCCCAGTCATCGGTATCCTGGGCACGGGCGACTTCTCCCGCTCGCTGGCCAGAAGGCTGGTGGCCTCCGGCTACCAAGTGGTGGTGGGGAGTCGAAACGCCAAGTTCTCCGAGGCTCTGTTCCCCAAAGAGGCCGAG GTGACGTCGCAGATGGAGGCAACCAGCAGGGCAGACGTGGTCTTTGTCGCCGTGTTCCCCGAGCACCACTCCACGCTGGTGGAACTGAGGCCGACGCTAGCCGGAAAGACGCTGGTGGACGTCAGCAACGGTTCGAAAATCAGCCGAGACACGCCCTCGAATGCCGAGCAGCTTGCAGAGTTGTTCCCAGAGAGTTTTGTGGTTAAAGGGTTCAACACCGTATCGGCTTGGACGCTCCAGATGGGACCTCGGGATGGCAGCAGGCAG ATTTTCCTGTGCGGCGACGACAGCCGAGCCAAGAGCCGTGTGATGCAGCTCTGTCGCAGACTGGGCTTCGTCCCCGTCGACCTgggcctcctcgcctcctccctgGAGATCGAGAACCTCCCCCTCTATCTCTTCCCCTCCTGGCTCATCCCCGTCGTCTGCACCCTGTCCCTCTTTGCCTTCTTCTACGCGTACAACTTCCTCCGCGACGTGCTGCAGCCCTACGTCACGGCGGGGAAGAACGTCTTCTACAAAATGCCCATCGAGACGGTGAACGTCACGCTCCCCGCCGTGGCCCTGGTGATGCTGTCGCTGGTCTACGTGCCCGGTGTGTGCgccgctctcctccagctgtggtGGGGCACCAAGTACAACCGCTTCCCCGGCTGGCTGGACCGCTGGCTGACCAGCAGGAAGCAGATGGGGCTGTGCAGCTTCTGGTGTGCGGCGCTGCACGCCGTCTACAGCCTGTGTCTCCCCATGAGGAAGTCCGCCCGCTTCCGGCTGCTCATCGCTGCCAGAGAG gtgaaggagggggccgtgtgggtggaggaggaggtgtggcgGATGGAGCTGTACGTCTCAGCGGGCATCATGGCCCTCGCTCTGCTCTCCCTGCTGGCCGTCACCTCGCTGCCCTCCGTGGCCAACACGCTCAACTGGAGGGAGTTCACCTTCATACAG TCCACGCTGGGTTACTGCGCCCTGGCCATGGCCACCCTCCACACGCTGCTCTACGGCTGGGACCGCGCCTTTGACCCGGCCCAGTACcgcttcctcctgcctcccacCTTCATGCTGGTCCTGATTGTCCCCATGGCGGTCCTGCTGGGCCGCCTGGCCCTCCTCGTGCCCTGCGTGGCCCGTCGGCTCGGGATGATCCGCCGCGGCTGGGAGAAGAGCCGCCACGTCCGCTGCGCCCCGCAGGAGGAATGCCGGCGCAACGGGCTGGAGGAGTTCAGTAACGTGTGA
- the sctr gene encoding secretin receptor: MDIGTMKKVALIGVLLLPKAKSSSGCHPHINLVKEEEKCIADLLLYKSERATENNISVLCKGMWDDLNCWPAASLGQTVAQPCPEFFNSAGTVQRNCTASGWTDPLVPHEDACGYTFNETLHFLGESPDAHTYFSYVKTMYTAGYALSLISLSIAVTIFCMFRKLHCTRNHIHIQLFVSFMLRAIFIFVRDSLLFTDEELYHCDHYPVACKAALLFSNYSILANYSWLLAEGHFLFTLVSRSFFSLRKHLAWYIVLSWGLPLTVIVSWGCAKYFYEDEGCWETRTHEWIWWILRVPVLLTISMNLFFFLGILRILVSKLQMPDAQRNEFCQYKTLIKSTFFLVALFGLHYILFVFLPVEVSSSVFKIWTFAELALSSTQGFVVAVLYCFMNGEVQQEFQRRWRRWRLTRHLPSRRRGRQQHGSISHSGSPLTQVSLLPCSTGGPAASGLPVDTLEV; this comes from the exons ATGGATATAGGAACCATGAAAAAAGTTGCACTCATAGGAGTGCTTTTGTTGCCCAAG GCAAAATCGTCGTCAGGGTGTCATCCTCATATTAATCttgtgaaagaggaggaaaagtgcATCGCAGATCTGCTACTTTATAAGTCTGAAAGAGCAACCG aaaacaacatcaGCGTACTCTGTAAGGGCATGTGGGATGACCTGAACTGCTGGCCGGCTGCCTCTCTCGGGCAAACCGTTGCTCAGCCGTGTCCGGAGTTCTTCAACTCGGCCG GTACGGTGCAACGCAACTGCACTGCCAGTGGCTGGACCGACCCGCTCGTCCCACACGAGGACGCGTGCGGCTACACGTTCAACGAGACGCTGCACTTTCTTGGAGAG TCCCCAGACGCCCACACGTACTTCTCCTACGTGAAGACCATGTACACGGCCGGCTACGCGCTCTCCCTCATCTCGCTCTCCATCGCCGTCACCATATTCTGCATGTTTAG AAAGCTCCACTGCACCAGGAACCACATCCACATCCAGCTGTTCGTCTCCTTCATGCTGAGGGCCATCTTCATCTTCGTCCGCGACTCTCTGCTGTTCACCGACGAGGAGCTCTACCACTGCGACCACTACCCG GTGGCGTGCAAGGCGGCGCTCCTGTTCTCCAACTACTCCATCCTGGCGAACTACAGCTGGCTGCTGGCGGAGGGACACTTCCTCTTCACCCTGGTGAGCCGCTCCTTCTTCTCCCTGAGGAAACACCTGGCCTGGTACATCGTCCTGAGCTGGG GCCTACCTCTGACTGTTATTGTCTCCTGGGGATGTGCCAAGTATTTTTATGAAGACGAAGG TTGTTGGGAAACCAGGACCCATGAATGGATTTGGTGGATTCTTCGAGTACCGGTCCTTCTGACTATTTCC ATgaatctcttctttttcttgggAATTTTGAGGATACTagtgagcaaactgcaaatgccaGATGCACAGAGGAATGAATTCTGCCAGTATAA GACGCTGATCAAATCCACCTTCTTCCTGGTGGCTCTGTTCGGTCTGCACTACATCCTGTTCGTCTTTCTGCCCGTGGAGGTCAGCAGCTCAGTCTTTAAGATATGGACGTTCGCCGAGCTCGCCCTGTCGTCCACACAG GGTTTCGTGGTGGCCGTGCTCTACTGCTTCATGAACGGAGAG GTGCAGCAGGAGTTCCAGAGGAGGTGGCGGAGGTGGCGGCTGACCCGGCACCTGCCCAGCCGGCGCCGGGGGCGGCAACAACACGGCTCCATCAGCCACAGCGGGTCGCCCCTCACGCAGGTGTCCCTGCTGCCCTGCTCCACGGGCGGCCCGGCCGCCAGCGGACTCCCCGTGGACACGCTGGAGGTGTGA